In the Methanococcoides sp. LMO-2 genome, one interval contains:
- a CDS encoding CGGC domain-containing protein translates to MKIAILRCDIVSEACPGTGCFKAFNDRRVKFAEYDDNAQMIAFFTCGGCSGRRVFRLVRSLQKSGVDVIHLSSCMQMKNYPECPHIDTIRKTIENAGIRIVEGTHH, encoded by the coding sequence GTGAAGATTGCCATCCTCAGGTGTGATATCGTATCCGAGGCCTGTCCGGGGACAGGGTGTTTTAAGGCTTTCAATGATCGGAGAGTAAAGTTCGCCGAATATGATGATAATGCACAGATGATCGCATTCTTCACATGCGGAGGCTGCTCAGGCAGGCGTGTATTCCGCCTGGTGCGTTCCCTGCAGAAGAGTGGAGTGGATGTGATACACCTGAGCTCATGCATGCAGATGAAGAACTACCCCGAATGCCCTCACATTGATACCATCAGAAAAACGATAGAGAATGCAGGCATCAGAATTGTCGAAGGAACACATCACTGA
- a CDS encoding ATP-binding protein — MVKRMIVKIDEDKCTGCGQCVSPCAEGAIQIIDGKAKVVSEDLCDGMGFCIGVCPEGAISIEERQTVEFNAEKAEAQPKSTDVSIRCFSCGAGEDERYLLPMRHKMESLWVCTRCLPQLIHG, encoded by the coding sequence ATGGTCAAACGAATGATAGTAAAGATCGATGAAGATAAGTGTACAGGCTGTGGACAGTGTGTCTCCCCCTGTGCCGAGGGAGCAATACAAATAATTGACGGCAAGGCAAAGGTCGTTTCCGAGGACCTCTGTGATGGAATGGGATTCTGTATCGGGGTCTGTCCCGAGGGTGCTATATCCATCGAGGAGAGGCAAACCGTTGAGTTCAATGCTGAAAAGGCAGAGGCTCAGCCAAAGAGCACAGATGTATCCATCAGGTGCTTCAGTTGCGGTGCCGGGGAAGATGAGAGATATCTCCTCCCGATGAGGCATAAGATGGAGAGCCTCTGGGTCTGTACACGCTGCCTTCCCCAGCTTATCCACGGGTGA
- a CDS encoding formylmethanofuran dehydrogenase translates to MIELELTSKVDHLCDHTFNFYWHEKELDPDAVVPSQKGTEYTYRQLVEELKKGEDIRIKGSVGSRFAYSMGVDLAHFGGTGKTATAGRIFVEGNVGPEAGMAMSAGALYLTGNIEEPLGNIIEVISDEKGYRKFISITQLLCGNTSETPLENTFDKVERKLTLNDGILRGTLASRCNCDAEIVVEGNVYNGTGLLMESGTITIRGDAGLNTGAHLNGGNVVVEGTVGEFAGAYMKAGVLLFNDAKGYAGAGMLAGTIYSRKKIPPAPPAEKKRMGGGDSSTVRKLTGAGRVESMLYNKYEVGEEKEQYIKVKMRDGSIVMRKVD, encoded by the coding sequence TTGATAGAACTTGAACTCACATCTAAAGTGGATCACCTCTGTGATCACACTTTCAATTTTTACTGGCATGAGAAGGAGCTGGACCCTGATGCAGTAGTTCCTTCCCAGAAAGGTACGGAATATACCTACCGCCAGCTTGTGGAAGAGCTGAAGAAAGGAGAGGACATCCGCATAAAGGGGAGTGTCGGTTCAAGGTTCGCATACAGCATGGGCGTTGACCTTGCACACTTTGGCGGAACAGGAAAGACTGCAACTGCAGGCCGCATCTTCGTTGAAGGCAATGTCGGCCCGGAGGCAGGGATGGCGATGTCAGCAGGTGCTCTTTACCTCACAGGAAATATCGAAGAGCCGCTGGGGAACATCATCGAGGTCATTTCTGATGAAAAAGGGTACAGGAAGTTCATATCAATCACGCAACTGCTCTGTGGCAACACCTCCGAAACCCCACTTGAGAATACATTCGATAAAGTCGAAAGGAAGCTGACCCTCAATGACGGTATCCTTCGCGGAACACTTGCCTCAAGATGTAACTGCGATGCAGAGATCGTGGTCGAAGGAAATGTTTACAACGGCACAGGCTTGCTAATGGAGAGCGGTACCATCACCATCAGAGGTGATGCCGGGCTCAATACCGGTGCACACCTTAACGGCGGAAATGTCGTTGTGGAAGGCACGGTAGGCGAATTTGCAGGTGCCTACATGAAAGCTGGAGTCCTGCTGTTCAATGATGCAAAAGGCTATGCAGGTGCAGGCATGCTTGCCGGCACCATATATTCAAGGAAGAAGATACCCCCTGCACCTCCTGCTGAGAAGAAGAGAATGGGAGGCGGTGACAGTTCTACCGTGCGAAAACTTACCGGTGCCGGACGTGTGGAGTCCATGCTCTACAACAAGTACGAGGTCGGTGAGGAAAAAGAACAGTACATCAAGGTAAAAATGAGGGATG